A segment of the Streptomyces sp. ITFR-21 genome:
GACGGCGGAGATCGCCCGCTCCGACTCCCGGCGGTCCTGCTTCTCCCGCAGCGTCTGCCGCTTGTCGTACTCCTTCTTGCCCTTGGCCAGCGCGATCTCGACCTTCGCCCGGCCGTCCTTGAAGTACAGGGCCAGCGGCACGATGGTGTGACCGCTCTCCTGCGACTTCTGGACGAGCTTGTCGATCTCGGTCCGGTGCAGCAGCATCTTGCGCTTCCGCCGGGCCGTGTGGTTGGTCCAGGTGCCCTGGGTGTACTCGGGAATGTGCACGTTGTGCAGCCACGCCTCGCCGCCGTCGAGCTGCGCGAAGCCGTCGACCAGCGACGCGCGCCCCAGTCGCAGGGA
Coding sequences within it:
- the smpB gene encoding SsrA-binding protein SmpB; the encoded protein is MAKETGRKMIAQNKKARHDYHILDTFEAGLVLTGTEVKSLRLGRASLVDGFAQLDGGEAWLHNVHIPEYTQGTWTNHTARRKRKMLLHRTEIDKLVQKSQESGHTIVPLALYFKDGRAKVEIALAKGKKEYDKRQTLREKQDRRESERAISAVRRRERA